The following coding sequences lie in one Corallococcus macrosporus genomic window:
- a CDS encoding VOC family protein → MKDVQGFHHVAIQAKDVERVTAFYRDLLGFPELKRHQREDGTLRSVWVGVPGGAFLAIEAVDGMPEVVPFRHPAPGLLMLVFRIPREARGGVVETLARAGVPLEHETRWTLYVRDPEGNRVGLSHHPDD, encoded by the coding sequence ATGAAGGACGTTCAGGGCTTCCACCACGTGGCGATCCAGGCGAAGGACGTGGAGCGCGTGACCGCGTTCTATCGCGACCTGCTGGGCTTTCCGGAACTCAAGCGCCACCAGCGGGAGGACGGCACCCTGCGGAGCGTCTGGGTAGGCGTCCCCGGGGGGGCCTTCCTGGCCATCGAGGCGGTGGACGGGATGCCGGAGGTGGTGCCCTTCCGCCATCCGGCGCCGGGGCTGCTGATGTTGGTGTTCCGGATTCCCCGTGAGGCGCGAGGTGGGGTGGTGGAGACCTTGGCCCGGGCGGGGGTGCCGCTGGAGCACGAGACGCGCTGGACGCTCTACGTGCGGGACCCGGAGGGCAACCGGGTAGGGCTGAGCCACCATCCAGACGACTAG